In the uncultured Methanobacterium sp. genome, one interval contains:
- a CDS encoding inorganic phosphate transporter: MDWILIIGVVISIYMAFNIAANDIGNSVGTAVGSGSLTMRKALILGAIFEFIGAMYLGNNVIKTVGSGIISADTLPATGAFIITLAAALWITITIIKKIPISGSDAIISAVFGYGLVSVGISSMNLNVLGLILASWVLSPLIGLAIGFILYYLLKNAFLDKVKDIAVKGRMEKVFSYLQIGSSAFAALNVGAIDIAVATGVLYYTFGTSAGFDIKIIGALAIVVGILVAGGRITDTVGRRITDLIPSRGFAAQISAASVVFIFATLGMPVSPTQTLVGTVIGVGLARGTRTIKLDVIKNIATTWIVTIPACIAISISLYLIMSLFF; this comes from the coding sequence AACTCAGTGGGAACTGCAGTAGGCAGTGGATCCCTTACCATGCGAAAAGCCCTGATACTGGGTGCTATTTTTGAATTTATAGGGGCAATGTATCTGGGAAATAATGTGATAAAAACTGTGGGCAGTGGAATAATCAGTGCAGACACCCTACCTGCCACCGGAGCATTCATAATTACCCTGGCAGCTGCACTGTGGATAACCATCACCATCATTAAAAAAATACCAATATCCGGCTCAGATGCCATCATCAGTGCGGTTTTCGGTTACGGCCTGGTTAGCGTTGGTATCAGCAGCATGAACCTCAATGTCCTGGGACTTATACTGGCCAGCTGGGTGTTATCTCCATTAATAGGGTTGGCAATCGGGTTTATACTTTATTATCTTCTTAAAAATGCATTTTTAGATAAAGTTAAAGATATTGCAGTTAAAGGTCGTATGGAGAAAGTTTTTTCTTACTTACAGATTGGCAGTTCTGCCTTTGCAGCGCTGAATGTAGGGGCCATTGACATTGCAGTGGCCACAGGAGTGCTTTATTATACATTCGGGACCAGTGCGGGTTTTGATATTAAAATAATTGGGGCCCTGGCAATAGTCGTTGGGATCCTGGTAGCTGGTGGAAGGATCACCGACACAGTCGGACGGAGGATAACTGATTTAATCCCTTCAAGGGGTTTTGCAGCACAGATATCAGCTGCATCAGTTGTTTTCATCTTCGCCACTTTGGGAATGCCTGTCTCCCCTACTCAAACCCTGGTAGGAACAGTTATAGGCGTGGGACTGGCCAGAGGTACCCGGACCATTAAACTGGATGTTATAAAAAACATTGCCACCACCTGGATTGTAACCATTCCCGCCTGTATTGCCATTTCAATCTCATTGTACCTTATAATGAGTCTTTTTTTTTAG
- a CDS encoding metallophosphoesterase, which produces MKIIAISDLHGDIKPIITYLKDNKVDLIIIAGDITNFGPPELGEDILNEISSFEVPVLAVPGNCDPESINSSIDKSQAINIHARSMIIKNLGICGFGGSNPTPFDTPLEFEEVQIYDEAKKTIEGIKKQEITLFVTHAPPYGNKTDLLPSGEHVGSKSLRKVIEDVQPTLNICGHVHEARGTDKIGNTTIVNPGELSKGYACLIQLADVPNDEEVKTEIIKL; this is translated from the coding sequence ATGAAAATCATTGCTATAAGCGATCTCCACGGTGATATAAAACCCATCATTACCTATCTTAAAGATAACAAAGTGGACCTGATAATCATAGCTGGTGATATAACCAATTTCGGACCTCCCGAGCTGGGAGAGGATATATTAAATGAAATCAGTTCATTCGAAGTACCAGTACTGGCAGTGCCTGGCAACTGCGATCCTGAGTCCATTAATAGCAGTATAGATAAATCCCAGGCTATAAATATCCATGCCCGGAGTATGATAATTAAGAATCTGGGAATCTGTGGTTTTGGAGGCTCTAATCCCACACCATTTGATACTCCCCTTGAATTTGAAGAAGTTCAAATTTATGATGAAGCAAAAAAAACCATTGAAGGAATAAAAAAACAGGAAATAACTCTTTTTGTTACTCATGCCCCTCCTTATGGTAATAAAACTGATTTATTACCTTCAGGGGAGCATGTGGGAAGTAAAAGCTTACGTAAAGTAATTGAAGATGTGCAACCTACCCTAAATATCTGTGGTCACGTACATGAAGCACGTGGCACTGATAAGATTGGTAACACCACTATCGTAAACCCTGGAGAACTATCCAAGGGATATGCGTGTTTAATACAACTTGCTGATGTTCCTAATGATGAAGAAGTTAAAACAGAAATAATAAAACTTTAA
- a CDS encoding DUF2096 domain-containing protein, translated as MSELPAEQTWLVLVELLTDLKSKEMEIPKEITKNIQMAKTTINFYKVDPADPERQVAVKRINEFLTSVQNFLMGLADEIGSEYADKWMNKLLRASRGEVVYPQKKIDSKFVVGAPSGFSMVRMNFKSPLSEDRVQEIAEYENVIIEFEEDTLVIIYGDKENIKKSLQELSSFFREQIE; from the coding sequence ATGAGCGAATTGCCAGCAGAACAGACATGGCTGGTGCTGGTGGAACTTCTCACTGATCTTAAAAGTAAAGAAATGGAGATCCCCAAAGAAATCACCAAAAACATCCAGATGGCCAAAACCACCATCAACTTCTACAAGGTGGACCCTGCAGACCCTGAAAGACAGGTAGCGGTTAAACGAATCAATGAATTTTTAACTTCAGTCCAGAATTTTCTCATGGGTTTAGCTGATGAGATAGGTTCAGAGTACGCTGATAAATGGATGAATAAACTCCTAAGAGCTTCCAGAGGAGAAGTAGTATATCCACAGAAGAAAATTGATTCCAAATTCGTGGTAGGTGCGCCCTCTGGTTTTTCCATGGTCAGAATGAACTTCAAGTCCCCTCTTTCTGAGGATAGGGTTCAGGAAATCGCGGAATACGAAAATGTTATCATCGAATTTGAGGAAGATACCCTGGTAATAATATATGGAGATAAAGAAAACATTAAAAAAAGCCTCCAGGAACTTTCATCATTCTTCAGGGAACAAATAGAATAA
- a CDS encoding 2-phosphoglycerate kinase, which translates to MIMVEGEVSGKKYREPFSKGVLARSLTRAEMDPNKAYTFSSQIEAQLKKEGVNLIKLDDLVNVVRQRLKEEDSEIAVQYGLWKRIRKCQDPLVILIGGSSGVGTSSIAFEVANRLGIRNMISTDMIREVMRKIASKELLPTIYESSYTAYRSLRIPPPPELDEVLIGFRDHVDTVSVGVEAVIERSITEGISIVIEGVHIVPGFIREDLVSRDNVHMFILTLEDEEVHKGRFYSRCRQQWARRPLERYMNYFGAIRRTHKYFESQANKYHVPVIENIDITTTIESIIEDITKTYGSEEDHVTESKG; encoded by the coding sequence ATGATAATGGTTGAAGGAGAAGTAAGCGGGAAAAAATACAGGGAACCCTTTTCAAAGGGAGTTTTAGCCAGGTCCCTAACCCGTGCTGAGATGGATCCCAACAAGGCCTACACTTTCTCTTCCCAGATAGAAGCTCAGCTCAAAAAAGAGGGTGTAAATTTAATCAAACTGGATGACCTGGTAAATGTTGTCCGCCAGAGGCTCAAAGAGGAGGACAGTGAAATAGCTGTTCAATATGGCCTGTGGAAAAGGATAAGAAAATGTCAGGACCCTTTAGTTATTCTCATAGGGGGTTCATCAGGAGTGGGAACTTCTTCCATAGCATTTGAGGTGGCCAACAGGTTGGGAATCCGTAACATGATCAGCACAGACATGATACGGGAAGTAATGCGTAAAATAGCATCCAAGGAACTTCTACCAACCATCTATGAATCCAGTTACACTGCCTACCGTTCCCTGCGCATACCCCCACCACCAGAACTGGATGAGGTGTTAATAGGTTTCAGGGACCATGTGGATACGGTGAGTGTGGGTGTGGAGGCGGTTATTGAACGATCCATAACTGAAGGCATCAGTATAGTTATTGAAGGAGTTCACATAGTGCCTGGATTTATCAGGGAAGACCTGGTTTCCCGAGACAACGTGCACATGTTCATTTTAACTCTGGAAGATGAAGAAGTACACAAAGGTAGATTCTATTCAAGATGCAGACAGCAATGGGCAAGAAGGCCTCTTGAAAGGTACATGAACTATTTTGGTGCAATACGAAGAACTCACAAATACTTTGAGAGTCAGGCCAATAAATACCATGTTCCGGTGATAGAAAACATTGATATCACCACCACCATTGAATCGATTATTGAAGATATAACCAAAACCTATGGAAGTGAAGAAGACCATGTTACCGAATCTAAAGGTTAA
- a CDS encoding CBS domain-containing protein: MLPNLKVKDVMSNKVITVPPTEDVVFAFEKLMKHKISSLPVVDDDGKLIGIVTATDLGHNLILDKYELGTTVGEVMVDQVIYVYPEDDLATAVGKMHEYGSDEGIINQLVVLDNHELVGIVSDGDIIRSIEL; the protein is encoded by the coding sequence ATGTTACCGAATCTAAAGGTTAAGGATGTAATGAGCAACAAGGTTATTACAGTCCCTCCTACTGAAGATGTTGTATTTGCATTTGAAAAGTTGATGAAACATAAAATAAGTTCACTACCCGTAGTGGATGATGATGGAAAACTAATAGGAATTGTAACTGCCACTGATCTGGGTCATAACTTGATACTGGATAAATATGAGTTAGGTACCACAGTGGGGGAAGTTATGGTTGACCAGGTGATATACGTTTATCCTGAAGATGACCTGGCCACTGCAGTGGGCAAAATGCATGAATATGGATCAGATGAGGGTATAATCAACCAGCTGGTTGTACTGGATAACCATGAACTGGTGGGTATTGTTTCAGATGGAGATATAATACGTTCCATTGAACTGTAA
- a CDS encoding FprA family A-type flavoprotein yields MKADAVKIREGVYWIGVIDWDIRDYHGYTLKGTTYNAFLVFGDNEVAVIDNTYPGSSAQLWGRIEDAFAQENREVKVDVIIQNHIEKDHSGALTEIHKRFPDAPIYCSQVAINGLKQHYPGLEDADFKAVKTGDTLEVGGRTLAFLDAKMLHWPDSMFTLLLDEGILFSNDAFGQHLCFRERYDHEIPEFVLMNAAQKFYANLVTPASMLVVRKLEEVKELGLLDKIKMIAPSHGQIWTDPAKIITAYSNWATGKCRDKATIIYDTMHYSTRMMAHALAEGLMSEGVDVIMYFMHTDERSEMVNDILDSKALLLGIPTLFNGPYPSAGDLLYYLEGLSFQRTGFKRLAVTFGSKGWSGKAVDKVGETLTKCGFDVQEKYEVNYMPTSDQLDNCYQIGQQMAQKIKKM; encoded by the coding sequence ATGAAAGCAGATGCAGTTAAGATTAGAGAAGGAGTGTACTGGATTGGAGTGATTGACTGGGATATTAGGGACTACCACGGTTACACTCTAAAAGGAACTACATACAACGCTTTTTTAGTATTTGGAGATAATGAGGTGGCAGTAATAGATAACACCTACCCTGGTTCTTCAGCACAGTTATGGGGCCGAATAGAGGATGCATTTGCCCAGGAAAACCGGGAAGTGAAGGTAGATGTTATCATCCAGAATCATATTGAAAAAGACCACAGCGGGGCTTTAACTGAGATTCACAAACGCTTCCCTGATGCCCCCATATACTGCAGTCAGGTGGCAATCAACGGCCTGAAACAGCACTACCCCGGATTGGAAGATGCTGATTTTAAGGCAGTAAAAACCGGAGACACCCTGGAAGTGGGTGGTCGGACCCTGGCCTTCCTGGATGCCAAGATGCTTCACTGGCCCGATAGCATGTTCACTCTCCTACTTGATGAGGGTATTCTGTTTTCAAATGATGCCTTTGGCCAGCACCTCTGCTTCAGAGAAAGGTATGATCATGAAATACCAGAATTCGTGCTGATGAATGCTGCCCAAAAATTCTACGCTAACCTGGTGACACCGGCCTCCATGCTGGTGGTGCGCAAGCTGGAAGAGGTTAAGGAGTTGGGATTGCTGGATAAGATCAAGATGATTGCACCTTCCCACGGGCAGATATGGACTGATCCTGCCAAGATCATCACTGCCTACAGCAACTGGGCCACAGGCAAGTGCCGGGATAAGGCCACCATCATCTACGATACCATGCATTACTCCACCCGTATGATGGCCCATGCCCTGGCCGAAGGTCTCATGAGTGAAGGGGTGGATGTGATCATGTACTTCATGCACACCGATGAACGAAGCGAAATGGTTAACGACATCCTGGACAGTAAAGCCCTGCTTCTGGGGATTCCAACACTCTTCAACGGACCCTACCCTAGTGCAGGAGATCTGCTCTACTACCTGGAGGGTTTGAGCTTCCAGCGGACAGGATTTAAACGATTGGCAGTTACCTTTGGCTCCAAGGGATGGAGTGGTAAAGCTGTGGATAAAGTAGGTGAGACACTTACTAAGTGTGGATTCGATGTTCAGGAGAAATATGAGGTTAACTACATGCCAACCAGTGACCAGCTGGATAACTGTTACCAGATAGGTCAGCAAATGGCCCAAAAAATTAAAAAAATGTAA